Proteins encoded by one window of Phenylobacterium soli:
- a CDS encoding thioredoxin family protein translates to MFSRLFLALGLSLALAGAADAAAAPKVGISSFAELKTPLPYPYDEAAEAKAVDAAVAKARARAAKAHKLLIVDLGGNWCGDCRILAATMELPELKAFVDRHYEVVLVDVGRFNKNLQVPARYGITERLEGVPALLVVDPRTNRLLDKGHVAALADARSMTPQALADWLAQWTPPSR, encoded by the coding sequence ATGTTCTCTCGCCTTTTCCTGGCCCTCGGCCTTTCCCTCGCCCTGGCGGGCGCCGCCGACGCGGCCGCCGCGCCGAAGGTCGGCATCTCCTCCTTCGCCGAGCTGAAGACGCCGCTGCCCTATCCCTACGACGAAGCCGCCGAGGCCAAGGCGGTCGATGCGGCGGTCGCCAAGGCGCGGGCCCGCGCGGCCAAGGCGCACAAGCTCCTGATCGTCGATCTCGGCGGCAACTGGTGCGGCGACTGCCGGATCCTCGCCGCCACCATGGAGCTGCCGGAGCTGAAGGCCTTCGTCGACCGCCACTACGAGGTGGTGCTGGTGGACGTCGGCCGCTTCAACAAGAACCTGCAGGTGCCCGCCCGCTACGGGATCACCGAGCGGCTGGAGGGCGTGCCCGCCCTGCTGGTGGTCGACCCGAGGACCAACCGGCTGCTCGACAAGGGCCACGTGGCCGCGCTCGCCGACGCCCGCTCGATGACGCCCCAGGCTCTGGCCGACTGGCTGGCGCAATGGACGCCGCCCTCGCGCTGA